A stretch of Henckelia pumila isolate YLH828 chromosome 4, ASM3356847v2, whole genome shotgun sequence DNA encodes these proteins:
- the LOC140861663 gene encoding uncharacterized protein, translating to MDTPYTSEILPPILDGTNYGPWKLKMSMYIQSIESRAWQRVLDGWTPPMRDDDLPGPKPRSQWTVEKNTAAIYNVKALNAMFTSVDMNMFNLIGTCICARDAWEKLQTHCEGSESVKKTRMHLITSKFEKLRMEESETIMEYNGRLKSLANEASILGDPISNERLVSKVLRSLPKRFHTKVCAIDESKDTSIMGLDELISSLRTYEMELEAEDDSKGKSISFQVSNNVYNDFAEVQHEVKDSDLEENSIALISKKFTDYLKVMKENKDVKSAQSSNFPRLPTSEKPQKPAATRGPRQRYDSKAQSSSKNFDNVQCRECKGYGHYAYECANRLRKGMNVSLSDDDSEEEQEKFEHADLISFTALLESKKNFQINPLGVGSGVATPRRNTVQKSVCFVASNLDNFSNHEEQVDDPYTLEGIRKLYEELYCDWNKRNQLNTTLTKENTELKAAMARLEILLSKKDLELGLLNSELERAKTTLDKFNSSSSKLDSILIMGPFCRKLKNDYVLWESKQVLSPVLHNTKSNTGKKRTTVKKVWVQKPDVRCFVIYTSLKANTAGNWYFDSGSSRYMTGLKDHLTDYIEQNGGRVTYGGGAKGRIVGKGTLNVEGFPKLHNVLHVQGLNANLISISQLCDDDLHVKFDKNTCEVFDNANRCVITGTRSVDNCYQLGEELACRHSKIDEFSLWHQKLGHVNFKTLKNLSKFEAVRGLPNLKTGVPYICGACQKDLKGKTAEDDVEGLLEIPLEEHSVVPDVTTPNTTLVPSEIHEENFQNNEEAEMITEKNLPSKIQKNHPSSQIIGDVHGTRQTRGKDKVDYRKMVGLVCMSSVYSQSAFFNGILNEEVYVKQPKGFEDPHHLDHVYKLKKALYGLKQAPRAWYGRLTEYLLEIGFKRGEVDKTLFIQKAKGFDPQDIRSEMGHKEPDVAAGVTTPENPSSTPSLPIVPVPMEPVPLAVLMPGEPGNAIDVENLPDFSVLNKVNPAAPMACRSKRQAGYNPDFTQSKCFYKGPRISMAEEDRSSGDVYASDLAII from the exons ATGGACACTCCGTACACAAGTGAAATTCTTCCACCTATTTTGGATGGAACGAATTACGGCCCttggaaattgaagatgagcatGTATATTCAATCCATTGAGTCCAGGGCTTGGCAACGTGTTCTTGATGGCTGGACACCACCTATGAGAGATGATGATCTTCCAGGAccaaagccaagatcacaatggACAGTCGAAAAGAATACTGCGGCTATTTATAATGTTAAAGCTCTTAATGCTATGTTCACTTCAGTTGATATGAACATGTTTAATTTAATTGGTACTTGTATTTGTGCTAGGGATGCTTGGGAGAAACTACAAACTCACTGTGAAGGCTCGGAAAGTGTCAAGAAGACAAGGATGCATctcataacttcaaaatttgaaaaattgagaATGGAGGAATCAGAGACCATCATGGAATATAATGGAAGATTGAAGAGTCTTGCAAATGAAGCATCTATTCTTGGCGATCCTATTTCGAACGAGAGACTTGTATCCAAAGTGCTTCGTTCGCTTCCCAAAAGATTTCACACCAAGGTTTGTGCTATAGATGAATCCaaagatacatctataatgggtttggatgagttaaTTAGTTCTCTTCGCACCTATGAGATGGAGTTGGAAGCCGAAGATGACTCGAAAGGTAAGTCTATTTCTTTTCAAGTATCTAATAATGTTTACAATGATTTTGCTGAAGTTCAACATGAAGTAAAGGATTCTGATCTTGAGGAAAATTCTATTGCCTTGATCTCGAAGAAATTtactgattatctcaaggtaatgaaagaaaataAGGATGTGAAAAGTGCACAATCCTCAAATTTTCCTAGACTGCCTACTTCAGAGAAGCCTCAAAAACCTGCTGCTACTCGAGGACCTCGTCAAAGGTATGATAGTAAGGCTCAGTCCTcaagcaaaaattttgataatgttcaatgcagGGAATGTAAGGGATATGGCCACTATGCTTATGAATGCGCAAATCGCCTTCGGAAAGGTATGAATGTTTCTCTGAGTGATGATGAttctgaagaagaacaagaaaagtTTGAACATGCTGATCTAatatcttttactgctttactagagagtaagaaaaattttcagatcaaTCCTCTCGGTGTTGGCTCCGGTGTTGCCACACCTAGACGCAACACTGTTCAAAAATCTGTTTGTTTTGTTGCTTCTAACCTTGATAATTTCAGTAATCATGAAGAACAGGTAGATGATCCTTATACTCTGGAAGGTATTCGAAAACTCTATGAAGAGTTGTACTGTGATTGGAACAAGAGGAATCAGTTGAACACAACTCTTACAAAAGAGAATACTGAATTGAAAGCTGCTATGGCTAGATTGGAAATTCTCTTGAGTAAGAAAGATCTCGAATTAGGGTTGCTGAATTCTGAACTTGAAAGAGCAAAAACAacacttgataaatttaattccagTTCGAGCAAACTTGATTCCATTTTGATTATGGG GCCTTTTTGTCGAAAGTTGAAGAATGACTATGTTTTGTGGGAATCTAAGCAAGTGTTGTCCCCCGTGTTGCACAACACTAAGAGCAACACTGGCAAAAAGAGGACCACTGTGAAGAAAGTTTGGGTTCAAAAGCCTGATGTcagatgttttgttatttatacttcttTGAAAGCTAATACTGCAGGTAATTGgtattttgatagtggaagttCACGATACATGACAGgtttgaaagatcacctcacTGACTACATTGAACAGAATGGTGGTAGAGTGACCTATGGAGGAGGTGCAAAAGGAAGGATTGTTGGCAAAGGAACACTCAATGTGGAAGGGTTTCCAAAGCTTCACAACGTCTTACATGTTCAAGGACTTaatgcaaatttaatttcaattagtcaACTGTGTGATGATGATTTGCATGtgaaatttgataaaaatacttgtgaagtttttgataatgctaatcgTTGTGTTATCACAGGTACACGATCAGTGGATAACTGCTACCAACTAGGTGAAGAATTGGCATGTAGACACTCAAAGATTGATGAGTTTAGTCTATGGCACCAAAAACTtggacatgtgaatttcaagaccCTAAAGAATCTGAGTAAGTTTGAAGCTGTCAGAGGTCTTCCAAATCTAAAGACTGGTGTTCCATATAtttgtggtgcatgccaaaaag atctcaaaggaaaAACTGCTGAAGATGATGTTGAAGGCTTGCTGGAAATTCCTCTCGAAGAACACAGTGTTGTCCCAGATGTTACAACACCAAACACAACATTGGTTCCTTCAGAAATTCATGAGGAAAATTTCCAAAATAATGAGGAAGCTGAAATGATTACTGAAAAGAACCTTCCAAGCAAGATACAGAAGAATCATCCTTCATCACAGattattggagatgtgcatggaacAAGGCAAACTCGAGGAAAGGACAAAGTTGACTACCGCAAGATGGTTGGtttagtatgcatgagttccgtGTACTCTCAG agtgcGTTTTTTAATGGTATTTTGAATGAGGAAGTTTATGTGAAGCAACCCAAAGGCTTTGAGGATCCACATcacttggatcatgtttacaagttgaaAAAAGCACTCTATGGTttgaagcaagctccacgagcttggtatggtaggttgaccgaGTATTTACTCGAAATTGGTTTCAAACGAGGTGAAGTTGACAAAactctttttattcaaaaggccaaag GATTTGATCCACAGGATATTCGAAGTGAGATGGGCCACAAAGAGCCTGATGTTGCtgccggtgttacaacaccagaAAACCCATCTTCCACTCCTTCTCTGCCGATAGTTCCAGTACCCATGGAACCTGTTCCTCTCGCTGTTCTCATGCCTGGAGAACCAGGGAACGCAATTGATGTGGAAAATCTTCCTGATTTCTCCGTTTTGAATAAGGTGAATCCTGCAGCACCAATGGCTTGCCGATCAAAAAGGCAGGCTGGATACAACCCTGATTTTACTCAATCCAAGTGTTTTTACAAGGGTCCACGCATATCTATGGCTGAAGAAGACCGCAGCTCCGGTGACGTATATGCATCCGATCTTGCCATAATTTGA